Proteins encoded in a region of the Delphinus delphis chromosome 13, mDelDel1.2, whole genome shotgun sequence genome:
- the RTN4R gene encoding reticulon-4 receptor, whose product MKRASAGGSQLLAWVLWLQAWSVAAPCPGACVCYNEPKVTTSCPQQGLQAVPADIPAASQRVFLHGNRITYVPAASFHACRNLTILWLHSNALAHIDAAAFAGLALLEQLDLSDNAQLHAVDPATFRGLSRLHTLHLDRCGLQELGPGLFRGLAALQYLYLQDNGLQALPDDAFRDLGNLTHLFLHGNRISSVPERAFRGLHSLDRLLLHQNRVARVHPHAFRDLGRLMTLYLFANNLSALPAEALAPLRALQYLRLNDNPWVCDCRARPLWAWLQQFRGSSSELPCSLPPRLAGRDLKRLATADLEGCAVAARPSRPFWTSGPADEELLGLPKCCQPDAEDKASVLEAGSPASAGNALKGRVPSGDSPPGNGSGPRHINDSPFGTLPGSAEPPLTAVQPEGSQPPEPPTMGPRRRPGCSRKNRTRSQCRLGQAGGGGAGAGGAGGVEGSGALPGLACSLAPLGLVPLGLALVLWTVLGPC is encoded by the coding sequence GGAGCCAGCTGCTGGCCTGGGTGCTGTGGCTGCAGGCGTGGAGTGTGGCGGCGCCGTGCCCGGGTGCCTGTGTGTGCTACAACGAGCCCAAGGTAACCACAAGCTGCCCGCAGCAGGGTCTTCAGGCCGTGCCTGCCGACATCCCGGCTGCCAGCCAGCGCGTCTTCCTGCACGGCAACCGCATCACATACGTGCCAGCCGCCAGCTTCCATGCCTGCCGCAACCTCACCATCCTGTGGCTGCACTCGAACGCGCTGGCCCACATCGACGCCGCCGCCTTCGCTGGCCTGGCGCTCCTGGAGCAGCTGGACCTCAGCGACAACGCGCAGCTGCATGCCGTGGACCCTGCCACGTTCCGGGGCCTGAGCCGCCTGCACACACTGCACCTGGACCGCTGCGGCCTGCAGGAGCTGGGTCCCGGCCTGTTCCGCGGCCTGGCTGCCCTGCAGTACCTCTACCTGCAGGACAACGGGCTACAGGCGCTGCCCGACGACGCCTTCCGCGACCTGGGCAACCTCACGCACCTCTTCCTGCACGGCAACCGCATTTCCAGCGTGCCCGAGCGCGCCTTCCGCGGCCTGCACAGCCTCGACCGCCTTCTGCTGCACCAGAACCGTGTGGCCCGCGTGCACCCGCACGCCTTCCGGGACCTCGGCCGTCTCATGACACTCTACCTGTTTGCCAACAACCTCTCTGCACTGCCCGCGGAGGCCCTGGCACCACTGCGGGCCCTGCAGTACCTGCGGCTCAATGACAACCCCTGGGTGTGCGACTGCCGGGCGCGCCCGCTCTGGGCCTGGCTGCAGCAATTCCGCGGCTCCTCATCCGAGCTGCCCTGCAGCCTGCCCCCGCGCCTGGCTGGCCGCGACCTCAAGCGCTTGGCCACTGCCGACCTGGAGGGCTGCGCTGTGGCCGCCAGACCGTCCCGTCCCTTCTGGACCAGCGGGCCTGCCGATGAGGAGCTGCTGGGGCTGCCCAAGTGCTGCCAGCCGGACGCTGAGGACAAGGCCTCGGTGCTGGAGGCCGGGAGTCCGGCCTCGGCTGGCAACGCACTAAAGGGACGTGTGCCATCTGGTGACAGCCCGCCAGGCAACGGCTCTGGCCCACGACACATCAACGACTCCCCATTCGGGACCCTGCCTGGCTCGGCCGAACCCCCACTGACCGCGGTGCAGCCTGAGGGCTCCCAGCCACCGGAGCCCCCCACCATGGGCCCTCGCCGGCGGCCAGGTTGTTCCCGCAAGAACCGTACACGCAGCCAGTGCCGTCTGGGCCAGGCGGGTGGCGGGGGTGCTGGGGCTGGCGGGGCTGGTGGGGTGGAGGGCTCGGGTGCCCTGCCTGGCCTCGCCTGCAGCCTCGCCCCCCTGGGCCTCGTCCCCCTGGGCCTTGCGCTGGTGCTGTGGACAGTGCTCGGGCCCTGTTGA